The DNA window GAGAAAGGACAGTATTTTGCAATAGGTCCAGACATGTCTATGACACCTTCCTGGAAGCCCACTATCTTTCCGCATGTAAGCACTGTAGAACCTACTAGAGCATGAGTTCTTCCAGAGCCGACTGTTTTCACCTTGTTGGTCATTCCTGGGAACATGGCTCCAGAGCCTTCAACCTTGACCCTAGGCTCGATTACATCCTTTACAGGAGCAATCCTTACAGATTCGCCTGGTCTGGCAAGTTCGACGTTCACGCTTTTAATGCGGTCGTCCTGCATTGCCAAATCGATTATCTCCTGCTTGTTTACGTAGAGAACACCTTTTTCCACCGTGGTTTTCTCGCCAAACTGTACATCCTTGATAAATATCTTTCCAAGTTCAAGACGCAATAGAAACACCTCCCAAAGTATTTGAAAATGATTACGGTAATGAAAATTTATTCAACAGCGGCTTGATTGTTGCTCTTGCCGCTAAATGTTGCCCATCCTGCTAACTGCATTTTCGATTAACGAAAGGTCTACAATTCTGAAGTCTTTCAAAATATTCTCAGTCCAGGGCGGTGTGGGATAATTCTTCATGAATCTGAGCGCCGAGTCCATGCTCTTTTCGATTATGGCTACGCTTTCCACATCAAGAACGCCCTTACTCTTGCTTATAACAACTGACTTGTATGGAGTCTCATTTGGCTTGATGCTTCCCGAGAGGGGATGAGTATAAAGCGAGTGCCCCATATAAACAAGGTCCCTTACACACTCTAGAAGTTGGTAAAGAGAGCTTTTGTCGAGATAAAGCGTTTCAATATCCTTGTTGAATTTCTCGTATACAAGGCTGTTGTTCGTTATTATCAGTTTGTCCATGCATATCGTCCCCTATCGTTGTTGTCTGCTTAAGATTTCCGCTTCGCTTATGCTGCCGGATAATCTTTTTTGTTTCTTGTCATAATATATAAGCAAGCGGCGTGCCAACTTTTGATTTATATTGCAATTATTTATAATTCATCCTGAAAACCTTGCATTTGCCCATGTTTACAAAAAATAAAAAACAAGCCCCTTTTTCCAAGGAGCCTGTCTCGAGTCGGCTTTACATCGTTTCGGAATTAAATCTCTCTATGCTGTTATAAGTGAGAATTAAATCTCTCAATACCTGGCTTATACCCTGTTTATTGTGGGAACTTTATATCTCACAACTCAGCCATGCTTATGCTAGTCAACCATTTCGGAAGGCTGTGAAGCTTCCCTCAAGCCGAATTCAGCTATTTTTTTGGTCAGTTGCCTCCTGCTTATGTCGAGCAGCTTTGCCGCCTTTGACACATTGTTGCCGCAGACCTCGAGCACTCTTTCGATATATTCCGATTCGAAATCGCGCCGTATATCCCTAAGCGGCCTGACGTCGTATTCGCAGAGCACATCCGCCTGATTTTCAACATTTGGAAGGTCGCTCGCCCTGAGAACCCCATTTTCAGAAAGCACTACAAGCCTGTTTAATATGTTTCTCAGCTCGCGTATATTTCCCGGATAATCGTATGAAAGCAGGAAGCTCATTACTTCTTTTTGTACCGACGTTATCTCTTTTCCCATTTCAAGCTGCGCCTTGCCAAGAAAAAATTCTATTAAATCCGGCAGGTCCTCCCGCCTCTCCCGAAGCGGTGGAATAGTAATTACTATTGAACTGATTCTGTAGAAGAAATCTTCTCTAATTCTTCCTTCGACCATCTCCTGCTGCAGGTCCTTGTTAGTTGCGCATATGAGCCTGAAATCCACAGGCGCAGGAACGTTGCTGCCAATCTTTTCTATCCTTCTGGTCTCGAGAACTCTAAGAAGCTTTACCTGTATGTCGAGCGACACATCACCTATTTCATCCAGAAAAAGCGTGCCCTTGTCTGCCGCCTCGAATCTTCCCTTTCTGGAGTCCGAGGCCCCGGTAAAGGCACCTTTCTCATGTCCAAAGAGCTCTGATTCCAGAAGGCTTTCCGAAAATGCACAGCAGTTTACAGCTATAAAAGGCTTATCCTTTCTTTCGCTGCAGCTATGAATATATTTTGCAAATACCTCCTTACCAACACCAGACTCTCCCAGAAGCAGTATTGTAATATTACTCTTTGCGGCCTTTTCTGCGGTCTGAAGTGCCTTTTTGAACTTCTCGCTCCTTGTGCCAAGTAGGAACTCTCCGCCCAGGCTATCGCTGATATGCTGCTTCATCTTGTTTTGCAGCGCCGCGCTTTCACGAACCTTTTCGATTTCGCCGAGCAGCTCCTCAGGAGCATTCCCTTTTACAAAGTATGAAAAGGCTCCCTTCCTCATGGCTTCGACTGCATTCTCGATGCTGCCATAGCCCGTGACAAGTATCACCTCGATGTCCTTTTTTATTTTTTTTATTTCGCCTAGCAACTCCACACCGTCCATTCCCGGCATTATTAGATCGCTAAGCACAAGATCGTACTCATCTTTTTTTATCTTTACAAGTGCATCCTGGCCACTGACCGCGGTGTCAGCATCGTATGCATTGATTTCCAGTATTCTTTTTAGTATGTCTCTGTATTCATCTTCATCATCAACTATTAGTATTCTGAAGCTTGAGTCCGATTTCATCTTTTTCCTCCCTTAACGGTATTTCTATCCGGAATGTAGTGCCCTCTCCGGGTTTGCTGCTTGCTGTTATAGAGCCTCCGCATTTTTTGACTTCATTGTATGTTATATAGAGTCCCAGGCCTGTGCCCTTTCCTGCCGGCTTTGTAGTGAAGAACGGGTTGAAAATATTCTTTATGTCTTTTTCTTTTATGCCATCACCGTTGTCGCTGAACTCGAATACAACCGAATCTTCTTTCGTATATGATTTTATGGATATTCTGCCGCCTGACTCAATAGCATCCATTGAGTTTGAAATCAGGTTGATGAACACATGCTTAAGCGAATCCTGATGCAGGCAGCAGGAGATATCATCTGGGCACTCCACGCTTACGTCTATTGAATTCTTCTCCAGAGTTTTCCTTTCAAGGGCTATTATGCTTTCCAGAAAAATCCTTACATTTGTAAGCTGGCACTTGTCGCTGGATATCCTTACAAAATTCAGCAGGTTTTCGATTATTCCGCTGGCCCTTGTCACAGAATTTTCAATAGCAGCAACAGAACCCTGGATTTCAGCTTCATTGACATTCTGTGAATGTCTAAGGACATAGCAATGGCTCCTTATTATTCCGAGTGGATTTCTTATTTCATGCGCCACTCCCGAAGCCAGCTGACCTATGGCGAGCATCTTGTTGTCCTGCAGAAGTTTTTGCTCGCTCAGCTTCATATGTGTTATATCCTTAACCATAACTAGCGCGCTTTCCATATCCGGATCATCCCAGTTAAGAGGAAAAGTGCTCATGCTGTATATTATGTCTTCATGCTGAAATTCTAAGCTATGCTTTGAACTGGTCTTTAGCGTGTCTTTTATAAGCGGCAGGCATTCCTTAGCAGATAAGTCTTCGAAGTCCAGGAAGCTTCTGCCAATTAGCTCATGCTCCTGCAGTCCTGTAAATTCCGTGAAAGCCCTGTTGACAGTTTCCACCTTAAGACTGCTATCAAGAACAACCATACAATCAGTAATGCTGTCGAAGGTTGTCTGGAGTCTCTGGCGGCTCAGACTCAGCTCGCTCGTTTTTTTCAGAACCTCGCTCTTTAGAAGCCTGTTCCAAGAATACACCAGGTATATGCAAATGAAAAGGAGGCTTATAAGAAACGATGTTATAAGTATGACCTTTTCCGAGGATGTATCCTTAATAAAAGGTGTCGACACTCCAACCCATTTCTGCTGTATCTTTTCAGTCATGTTCTTTTTCTTTAAGTTATATATCCCCTTGTTGAGTATAGGCACCAGAACTTCTTTTGACTTTGGAACCGCAAGTACGACATTTTTATTGTACATAGGTTGTTCAAGTATCTTATAGTCCCACATCATGTTCTGTCTGTTCATGAAATGCACAATGACCGGCTCATCACCTATAGCCGCATCTGCCTCCCCAGAGGTCACTTTTTTCATGGCGCTTAGCACATCAGGTGTGTATA is part of the Peptoclostridium acidaminophilum DSM 3953 genome and encodes:
- a CDS encoding GrdX family protein; translated protein: MDKLIITNNSLVYEKFNKDIETLYLDKSSLYQLLECVRDLVYMGHSLYTHPLSGSIKPNETPYKSVVISKSKGVLDVESVAIIEKSMDSALRFMKNYPTPPWTENILKDFRIVDLSLIENAVSRMGNI
- a CDS encoding sigma-54-dependent transcriptional regulator, producing the protein MKSDSSFRILIVDDEDEYRDILKRILEINAYDADTAVSGQDALVKIKKDEYDLVLSDLIMPGMDGVELLGEIKKIKKDIEVILVTGYGSIENAVEAMRKGAFSYFVKGNAPEELLGEIEKVRESAALQNKMKQHISDSLGGEFLLGTRSEKFKKALQTAEKAAKSNITILLLGESGVGKEVFAKYIHSCSERKDKPFIAVNCCAFSESLLESELFGHEKGAFTGASDSRKGRFEAADKGTLFLDEIGDVSLDIQVKLLRVLETRRIEKIGSNVPAPVDFRLICATNKDLQQEMVEGRIREDFFYRISSIVITIPPLRERREDLPDLIEFFLGKAQLEMGKEITSVQKEVMSFLLSYDYPGNIRELRNILNRLVVLSENGVLRASDLPNVENQADVLCEYDVRPLRDIRRDFESEYIERVLEVCGNNVSKAAKLLDISRRQLTKKIAEFGLREASQPSEMVD
- a CDS encoding ATP-binding protein, which translates into the protein MGLMGRKLLGAIAILAALVLIFLNAYFNMKYDISLVEYFRKSQEITVAERAWLSSHGKIIYGSDQSSPPLRYKDEIDLQYKGLVVDTLRALSIEIGQDISFEPSNWWIESMSSLEQEKTDIFDLIPSEERSEKFIFTDPIYQLRGNIFMSKSSEVDSYYDLKGKTVAVLDGDYAIEFLKNRVSNIEFIYTPDVLSAMKKVTSGEADAAIGDEPVIVHFMNRQNMMWDYKILEQPMYNKNVVLAVPKSKEVLVPILNKGIYNLKKKNMTEKIQQKWVGVSTPFIKDTSSEKVILITSFLISLLFICIYLVYSWNRLLKSEVLKKTSELSLSRQRLQTTFDSITDCMVVLDSSLKVETVNRAFTEFTGLQEHELIGRSFLDFEDLSAKECLPLIKDTLKTSSKHSLEFQHEDIIYSMSTFPLNWDDPDMESALVMVKDITHMKLSEQKLLQDNKMLAIGQLASGVAHEIRNPLGIIRSHCYVLRHSQNVNEAEIQGSVAAIENSVTRASGIIENLLNFVRISSDKCQLTNVRIFLESIIALERKTLEKNSIDVSVECPDDISCCLHQDSLKHVFINLISNSMDAIESGGRISIKSYTKEDSVVFEFSDNGDGIKEKDIKNIFNPFFTTKPAGKGTGLGLYITYNEVKKCGGSITASSKPGEGTTFRIEIPLREEKDEIGLKLQNTNS